In Melitaea cinxia chromosome 4, ilMelCinx1.1, whole genome shotgun sequence, a single genomic region encodes these proteins:
- the LOC123670533 gene encoding uncharacterized protein LOC123670533, protein MFKMLIAKVVFTSGSKMFYKTLFLFFIVAVLIEEVSCLHKRCIKCRSRGELGSCGDPFPFNVTEPEVEAGIHVVACPSGWCGKMIEGTTGAFRTDDYGAATQRMCLQRSPSDDEERCAYTMWNHRKVYMCFCNGDLCNSSYKISTPPLLLFSILVTLSKYLCTY, encoded by the exons atgtttaaaatgttaatagctAAAGTAGTGTTCACATCTGGTagcaaaatgttttataaaacgttgtttcttttttttatcgtaGCAGTGTTGATTGAAGAAGTTAGTT gtTTACACAAGCGATGTATTAAATGTAGGTCAAGAGGAGAATTGGGGTCCTGTGGAGACCCTTTTCCATTTAATGTGACTGAGCCAGAAGTAGAAGCAGGCATTCATGTGGTTGCTTGTCCCTCTGGATGGTGTGGAAAAATGATTGAAGGAACTACTGGAGCCTTTAGAACTGATG ATTACGGGGCAGCAACACAGAGAATGTGCCTTCAAAGATCACCGAGTGATGATGAAGAAAGATGTGCCTATACAATGTGGAATCATAGAAAAGTCTACATGTGTTTCTGTAATGGAGATCTTTGCAACTCATCTTACAAAATATCAACACCACCTCTACTccttttttctattttagttACTTTATCTAAGTACTTATGTACGTACTAg
- the LOC123670274 gene encoding malate dehydrogenase-like encodes MTIYKIKNLRFYPKTLLYFYFGKILSRNYHVTIVGGGNEVGQSVALSLRTQPLISKLIVHDTVKHLPGIVLDLSHIPSNSAIEGYVGNDTLESAIQNSDLIIATGVTENPGLSAKAAFNLNIDFIKTLATCAAKVTPVPLIGIVTEPINILVPMAAEVMRNNGEYDPRKLFGITGADFLKAKALYATENNLKPENCTVPVIGGHSKETVIPLLSQVKPSCNWDQKKMEEFTVKFRSREELTRNVMKGWSPILSTVYSVSTFVQGICDALQSRPTILHAYVENNDFGTSYFAGLLNVDQNGAGEMQRYSNLSQFECDLLERCIEQLRKDVVKGKKILEYA; translated from the coding sequence aTGACTATctataagataaaaaatttaagattttacCCAAAAACccttttgtatttttacttcGGTAAAATATTGTCTAGAAATTACCATGTTACAATAGTTGGAGGAGGAAATGAAGTAGGACAAAGCGTTGCTTTGTCGCTTCGAACTCAACCattaattagtaaattaattgtTCATGATACAGTTAAACATTTACCAGGAATTGTATTAGATTTGTCTCATATACCTTCAAACTCTGCAATCGAAGGTTATGTTGGGAACGATACTCTAGAAAGCGCGATACAGAATTCTGATCTTATTATTGCAACTGGTGTCACAGAAAACCCCGGATTGTCTGCAAAGGCCGCATTCAATttgaatattgattttattaagaCATTAGCAACATGTGCTGCAAAAGTGACCCCTGTACCTTTAATTGGAATTGTAACTGAACCAATAAATATTCTGGTTCCTATGGCAGCTGAAGTGATGAGAAACAACGGCGAATATGACCCAAGAAAACTATTTGGAATCACAGGCGCTGATTTCTTAAAAGCAAAAGCTTTGTATGCAactgaaaataatttgaaaccAGAAAATTGCACCGTACCTGTTATAGGTGGTCATTCAAAGGAAACAGTTATTCCTTTATTATCTCAAGTAAAGCCCTCGTGTAATTGGGATCAAAAGAAAATGGAAGAATTTACAGTTAAATTTCGTTCTCGTGAAGAACTTACTAGGAATGTAATGAAAGGTTGGTCGCCAATATTATCTACTGTCTACAGTGTCTCGACGTTTGTTCAAGGAATATGTGATGCTTTACAGAGTCGGCCAACCATATTACATGCATATGttgaaaataatgattttgGTACATCCTATTTCGCGGGTTTATTAAATGTGGATCAAAACGGCGCTGGCGAAATGCAAAGATACTCTAATTTATCACAATTTGAATGTGATTTGTTAGAACGTTGTATTGAGCAATTAAGAAAAGATGTTgttaaaggtaaaaaaattttGGAGTATGCATAA
- the LOC123670088 gene encoding uncharacterized protein LOC123670088 yields the protein MEVSNEIKEDIRKTQTELKNAIRVHQIWVARLQDDQSNAHLKNKVSEAEKEIVAIGQAQKLVVDRLRRELELYQQRLRARNKQICLENDNRYVAQQLRDHQLQYRHRNCTISLLKPSVLNEIQIKTENVCNDVSDSDNENKYDAKINKNNVAVDNKNYYMKNVEQLQNIMQDSRSHFANALNKVKKSLIEDKIDNDDNEWQENQSDSDSSPGMDISPTPSPPPLPEPGEHIPKEVFMRLIGLITLHQKDLIEKKRNERRKRSMNGSNKNEFIYSNYDMIPKRKKYNQYPYLQSHSDPPQTRSAKLKKQQNQNKSSREGSPSGSSSENKGGWGNTKPAWVASLPAGLSVEPVYSPTKKVCHGCGRNDVPSLLVWCGWCARWWHTGCGAAGRCACGRALPEPAVDAARRDTDIYRDKLAERKRLQEKNIELCVELRKLETRAATLKENLDEHNAEKRQLLADQIKTQRNLQKLLDFISHFKDTSLSIRSTSVSDSGSEVSRSNEE from the exons ATGGAAGTatctaatgaaataaaagaagacATACGGAAAACACAAACAGAACTTAAAAATGCTATCCGAGTACATCAG ATATGGGTTGCGCGATTGCAGGACGACCAAAGT aatgctcatttgaaaaataaagtttcgGAAGCCGAGAAAGAAATCGTGGCTATTGGTCAAGCGCAA aagTTAGTAGTGGACAGACTTCGCAGAGAATTAGAACTGTATCAGCAGCGCTTAAGAGCTAGAAACAAGCAAATCTGTCTTGAAAATGATAACAGATATGTGGCTCAACAGTTAAGAGATCATCAATTACAGTATCGTCATAGAAATTGCACTATATCACTTTTAAAGCCCTCGGTCCTTAATGAGATTCAAATCAAAACTGAGAATGTGTGTAATGATGTATCTGATTCggacaatgaaaataaatatgatgcaaaaataaataaaaataatgtggcAGTTGATAACAAGAATTATTATATGAAGAATGTGGAACAGTTACAGAATATTATGCAAGATAGCAGAAGTCATTTTGCCAATgctttaaataaagttaagaaATCTTTAAT TGAAGATAAAATTGACAATGATGATAACGAGTGGCAAGAAAACCAGTCGGATTCTGATTCTTCGCCAGGAATGGATATTTCTCCGACACCATCTCCCCCACCACTTCCAGAACCAGGAGAACATATACCTAAAGAGGTTTTTATGAG GCTAATTGGTTTAATAACATTGCACCAAAAggatttaatagaaaaaaaacggAATGAACGTCGCAAGCGTTCTATGAATGGCAGTAATAAGAATGAATTCATCTACAGTAATTATGATATGATACCg AAACGCAAAAAGTATAATCAATATCCATATCTGCAGTCACACAGCGATCCACCGCAGACACGTTCTGCGAAATTAAAAAAGCAAcag aaTCAGAATAAATCCTCCCGCGAAGGTTCTCCTTCAGGCTCCTCATCAGAGAATAAAGGAG GTTGGGGCAACACCAAGCCGGCATGGGTCGCATCTTTACCGGCGGGACTCTCAgtagaaccggtgtattcaccTACAAAGAAAGTCTGTCACGGATGTGGAAGAAATG ACGTGCCGTCGCTGCTGGTGTGGTGCGGCTGGTGCGCGCGCTGGTGGCACACGGGCTGCGGCGCGGCGGGCCGCTGTGCGTGCGGCCGCGCGCTGCCCGAGCCCGCCGTGGACGCCGCGCGCCGCGACACCGACATCTACCGCG aTAAACTAGCTGAAAGAAAGCGTCTGCAAGAAAAAAACATTGAGTTATGCGTTGAGCTCCGAAAATTAGAAACGCGAGCTGCGACTCTTAAAGAAAATTTAGATGAGCATAACGCAGAGAAACGTCAGTTACTGGCCGACCAGATAAAGACACAGAGAAATCTTCAGAAACTTCTGGATTTCATCAGTCATTTCAAAGACACGTCCCTTAGTATCCGATCCACATCAGTCAGTGACTCTGGTAGTGAAGTTAGTAGAAGTAATGAAGAATGA
- the LOC123670087 gene encoding nuclear pore complex protein Nup50 has protein sequence MSVKRQATTQLNHENWDQDDPVDEEETGGFKMASKEVLEKRVIRTAKRRSQVTTDETKRSVFSGFGGINKTQPSSFDFLAKLTNSSNANNILTSKSETSAETNFTKPAISSPSSRIDSISGTSTPLAKSTFGKSTGESSIFGGSAVQGTTSSVFSQSVFTASKSTNESPFKIQSTTSPVFNTDTASKSNTSNDNPATPISSNVFGASSATAKSEKSLFSTTSNNASSEKPQIVSSSQASDKSTDKTDTQDDKKLVYYNKLKGLNESVSAWIKKHVEETPLCILTPIFRDYEKYLKEIQDEYEKSKEKTKTESTFDNKQSTAGATSSPWSTNISSSTFQTSTNMFTNNKNNATSPEKNPDLSKGLGSTSASTNNFSTTSPPSSGFSFGIKPSTTNNSPFASSNTATTNGNSSAPFSFGIGKPFSFNSNVQKNEEPPKEGQENEDEPPKVEYTPIVEENSVYDKKCKIFVKKDGNFIDKGVGTLYIKKIEESGKHQLLVRANTALGNVLLNLILGSSIPTQRMGKNNVMMVCIPTPDSKPPPTSILIRVKTSEEADELLETLNKYKA, from the exons ATGTCGGTGAAAAGACAGGCAACGACGCAATTAAATCATGAAAATTGGGACCAGGACGACCCAGTAGACGAAGAGGAAACAGGTGGTTTTAAAATGGCTTCGAAAGAAGTTCTGGAGAAACGGGTTATACGAACCGCTAAAAGACGATCACAAGTTACTACCGACGAG acaAAAAGAAGTGTTTTTAGTGGCTTTGGTGGTATTAATAAGACTCAACCATCGTCCTTTGATTTTCTTGCCAAATTAACTAATAGCAGCAATGCTAATAACATACTTACTTCTAAAAGTGAGACCTCGGCAGAAACAAACTTTACTAAACCTGCAATAAGTTCTCCGAGCAGTAGAATTGACAGTATATCTGGAACATCAACACCCTTAGCAAAGTCAACATTTGGTAAATCAACAGGGGAATCCTCTATATTTGGAGGCAGTGCAGTGCAAGGCACAACTAGTTCAGTATTTTCACAGTCAGTTTTTACCGCTTCCAAGTCAACCAATGAAAGTCCGTTTAAAATTCAATCAACTACAAGTCCAGTCTTTAATACTGATACAGCATCAAAATCAAATACCAGTAATGATAACCCAGCTACTCCTATATCTTCAAACGTTTTTGGAGCATCATCTGCAACTGCAAAGAGTGAAAAATCTTTGTTTTCTACTACAAGTAATAATGCCTCATCTGAAAAACCACAGATTGTTTCATCTTCCCAGGCCAGTGATAAATCAACTGATAAAACTGATACTCAGGATGATAAAAAGTTAGTATACTACAACAAATTGAAAGGCCTAAATGAAAGTGTGTCAGCCTGGATAAAGAAACATGTTGAAGAGACACCTTTGTGCATTTTAACACCTATATTTAGGGATTACGAGAAATATCTTAAGGAAATTCAAGATGAATatgaaaaaagtaaagaaaaaactaaaactgaATCCACTTTTGATAATAAACAAAGTACTGCAGGTGCCACTTCTTCACCATGGTCTACTAACATAAGTTCCTCAACATTTCAAACATCGACAAAtatgtttacaaataataaaaacaatgcaACTTCACCAGAAAAAAATCCAGATTTATCAAAGGGTTTGGGCTCTACTAGTGCATcaacaaataatttttcaactACAAGTCCACCAAGCAGTGGGTTTTCATTTGGTATAAAACCATCAACTACAAATAACTCCCCCTTTGCCAGTAGTAATACTGCAACAACAAATGGTAATAGTAGTGCACCTTTCTCATTTGGTATTGGAAAGCCATTCAGTTTTAACTCAAATGTTCAGAAAAATGAGGAACCACCAAAAGAAGGGCAAGAAAATGAGGATGAACCACCAAAAGTTGAATATACACCAATTGTAGAGGAAAATAGTGTGtatgacaaaaaatgtaaaatatttgtaaagaaagatggcaattttattgataaaggtGTTGGTACactctacataaaaaaaatagaagagaGTGGGAAACATCAACTACTAGTTCGAGCAAATACTGCTTTAggaaatgtattattaaatttgatattgGGTTCATCAATACCCACTCAACGTATGGGTAAAAACAATGTAATGATGGTTTGTATCCCTACTCCAGATTCAAAACCCCCACCAACATCCATTCTTATACGAGTCAAAACATCAGAAGAAGCAGATGAGTTACTGGAAACGTTAAACAAATATAAGgcttaa
- the LOC123670534 gene encoding protein lin-9 homolog isoform X2 produces MDADLPEEDEEPPAFGPAALGLHRVGTKLPPKPAPSEPVQKLNARGMPARIRKKNRFIFVDDFVNTSPPRQSPKRTPKILAKTPNKQSSGKKQKSPMKTPKTIEKIEEKVNHQSPDRKSGQRIGMRLRNLLKLPKAHKWVCFEYFYSNIDKALFDGENDFMICLKESFPQLTNKKLTQVQWAKIRRMMGKPRRCSQAFFAEERKELERKRKLIRYIQQRKTADICVKDLPNEIPMQLVVGTKVTARLRKPQDGLFTGCIDAVDTSNNTYRITFERPKLGTHSVPDYEVLSNEPPDTICLSSITQKFRPRYVMQEIFNLYQPSAPNKSNSQGDPMIGCSELAKHFDSNTGNYPYQLLELIVKLNKILQAKRSKINKLKEFNCEAEKRKSFGQKMPEDFERKYAATVIDLERMNMDLQEYINEIQVHCQQIAPGPSLAAMLAPSHLREKCREEASALVEKNNNGSVKESNVLDLITDLTALMFQVKSLSDSDQNAYELSVLQGTMDQIKMKLEPQYQRLFQNNVELHMQRIQMGLGQMISSSYVAGT; encoded by the coding sequence ATGGATGCCGATTTACCCGAAGAAGATGAAGAACCTCCTGCGTTCGGACCCGCTGCGTTGGGACTTCACAGAGTTGGCACAAAATTGCCGCCAAAACCAGCACCAAGTGAGCCTGTTCAAAAATTAAATGCCAGAGGGATGCCTGCCCgaataagaaagaaaaatagatttatatttgTTGATGATTTTGTGAATACTTCACCACCTAGGCAATCCCCTAAAAGAACACCAAAAATATTAGCAAAAACCCCAAACAAACAGTCTAGTGGTAAAAAGCAGAAATCTCCAATGAAGACACCAAAAACTATTGAAAAAATTGAAGAGAAGGTGAATCATCAATCACCAGATCGTAAGAGTGGTCAGCGAATAGGCATGAGACtaagaaatttattaaagttaccAAAAGCTCACAAATGGgtatgttttgaatatttttatagtaacatTGACAAGGCTCTCTTTGATGGTGAGAATGATTTTATGATTTGTCTTAAAGAATCATTTCCACAGTTGACTAATAAAAAACTAACTCAAGTTCAATGGGCTAAAATACGGCGGATGATGGGTAAACCACGGCGTTGCTCTCAAGCATTTTTTGCTGAAGAGCGCAAAGAATTAGAAAGAAAAAGGAAATTGATTAGATATATTCAGCAAAGAAAAACTGCTGATATATGTGTTAAAGATTTACCTAACGAAATACCTATGCAGTTAGTTGTAGGAACTAAAGTTACAGCAAGGTTACGCAAGCCTCAAGATGGTTTGTTTACAGGTTGCATTGATGCAGTTGATAcatcaaataatacatatagaaTAACCTTTGAAAGGCCAAAACTAGGAACACATTCTGTTCCAGACTATGAAGTTTTATCTAACGAGCCACCAGACACTATATGTCTGTCTAGTATAACCCAAAAATTTAGACCACGCTATGTAATGCAAGAAATATTCAATCTTTATCAGCCATCTGCACCCAACAAAAGTAATAGCCAAGGTGATCCTATGATTGGGTGTAGCGAGTTAGCAAAACATTTTGATTCAAACACAGGTAATTATCCTTATCAACTTCTGGAATTAATTGTGAAATTAAATAAGATATTGCAGGCTAAAAggagtaaaattaataaattgaaagagTTTAACTGTGAAGCAGAAAAAAGAAAATCGTTTGGACAAAAGATGCCTGAggattttgaaagaaaatatgCAGCAACAGTTATCGATCTTGAGAGAATGAATATGGATTTGcaagaatatataaatgaaatccAAGTGCACTGTCAGCAAATTGCACCAGGTCCCAGTTTAGCCGCAATGTTAGCACCATCACATCTTCGAGAAAAATGCCGGGAAGAAGCTTCTGCTCTAGTAGAAAAGAATAATAATGGATCTGTTAAAGAATCAAATGTTTTAGATCTTATAACAGATCTTACAGCTTTAATGTTTCAGGTTAAAAGTCTTTCAGATTCTGACCAAAATGCTTATGAATTGAGTGTTTTACAAGGAACAATGGACCAAATTAAAATGAAGTTAGAGCCTCAATATCAAAGACTATTTCAGAATAATGTAGAACTTCACATGCAAAGAATTCAGATGGGCCTAGGTCAAATGATATCTAGTAGTTACGTGGCAGGCACATAA
- the LOC123670534 gene encoding protein lin-9 homolog isoform X1 — protein sequence MADKLQNIQNDEKNSSKFQYRIKDEPMDADLPEEDEEPPAFGPAALGLHRVGTKLPPKPAPSEPVQKLNARGMPARIRKKNRFIFVDDFVNTSPPRQSPKRTPKILAKTPNKQSSGKKQKSPMKTPKTIEKIEEKVNHQSPDRKSGQRIGMRLRNLLKLPKAHKWVCFEYFYSNIDKALFDGENDFMICLKESFPQLTNKKLTQVQWAKIRRMMGKPRRCSQAFFAEERKELERKRKLIRYIQQRKTADICVKDLPNEIPMQLVVGTKVTARLRKPQDGLFTGCIDAVDTSNNTYRITFERPKLGTHSVPDYEVLSNEPPDTICLSSITQKFRPRYVMQEIFNLYQPSAPNKSNSQGDPMIGCSELAKHFDSNTGNYPYQLLELIVKLNKILQAKRSKINKLKEFNCEAEKRKSFGQKMPEDFERKYAATVIDLERMNMDLQEYINEIQVHCQQIAPGPSLAAMLAPSHLREKCREEASALVEKNNNGSVKESNVLDLITDLTALMFQVKSLSDSDQNAYELSVLQGTMDQIKMKLEPQYQRLFQNNVELHMQRIQMGLGQMISSSYVAGT from the exons ATGGCGGATAAATTGCAAA ATATTCAAAACGATGAAAAAAATTCAAGCAAATTTCAATACAGAATTAAAGATGAGCCAATGGATGCCGATTTACCCGAAGAAGATGAAGAACCTCCTGCGTTCGGACCCGCTGCGTTGGGACTTCACAGAGTTGGCACAAAATTGCCGCCAAAACCAGCACCAAGTGAGCCTGTTCAAAAATTAAATGCCAGAGGGATGCCTGCCCgaataagaaagaaaaatagatttatatttgTTGATGATTTTGTGAATACTTCACCACCTAGGCAATCCCCTAAAAGAACACCAAAAATATTAGCAAAAACCCCAAACAAACAGTCTAGTGGTAAAAAGCAGAAATCTCCAATGAAGACACCAAAAACTATTGAAAAAATTGAAGAGAAGGTGAATCATCAATCACCAGATCGTAAGAGTGGTCAGCGAATAGGCATGAGACtaagaaatttattaaagttaccAAAAGCTCACAAATGGgtatgttttgaatatttttatagtaacatTGACAAGGCTCTCTTTGATGGTGAGAATGATTTTATGATTTGTCTTAAAGAATCATTTCCACAGTTGACTAATAAAAAACTAACTCAAGTTCAATGGGCTAAAATACGGCGGATGATGGGTAAACCACGGCGTTGCTCTCAAGCATTTTTTGCTGAAGAGCGCAAAGAATTAGAAAGAAAAAGGAAATTGATTAGATATATTCAGCAAAGAAAAACTGCTGATATATGTGTTAAAGATTTACCTAACGAAATACCTATGCAGTTAGTTGTAGGAACTAAAGTTACAGCAAGGTTACGCAAGCCTCAAGATGGTTTGTTTACAGGTTGCATTGATGCAGTTGATAcatcaaataatacatatagaaTAACCTTTGAAAGGCCAAAACTAGGAACACATTCTGTTCCAGACTATGAAGTTTTATCTAACGAGCCACCAGACACTATATGTCTGTCTAGTATAACCCAAAAATTTAGACCACGCTATGTAATGCAAGAAATATTCAATCTTTATCAGCCATCTGCACCCAACAAAAGTAATAGCCAAGGTGATCCTATGATTGGGTGTAGCGAGTTAGCAAAACATTTTGATTCAAACACAGGTAATTATCCTTATCAACTTCTGGAATTAATTGTGAAATTAAATAAGATATTGCAGGCTAAAAggagtaaaattaataaattgaaagagTTTAACTGTGAAGCAGAAAAAAGAAAATCGTTTGGACAAAAGATGCCTGAggattttgaaagaaaatatgCAGCAACAGTTATCGATCTTGAGAGAATGAATATGGATTTGcaagaatatataaatgaaatccAAGTGCACTGTCAGCAAATTGCACCAGGTCCCAGTTTAGCCGCAATGTTAGCACCATCACATCTTCGAGAAAAATGCCGGGAAGAAGCTTCTGCTCTAGTAGAAAAGAATAATAATGGATCTGTTAAAGAATCAAATGTTTTAGATCTTATAACAGATCTTACAGCTTTAATGTTTCAGGTTAAAAGTCTTTCAGATTCTGACCAAAATGCTTATGAATTGAGTGTTTTACAAGGAACAATGGACCAAATTAAAATGAAGTTAGAGCCTCAATATCAAAGACTATTTCAGAATAATGTAGAACTTCACATGCAAAGAATTCAGATGGGCCTAGGTCAAATGATATCTAGTAGTTACGTGGCAGGCACATAA
- the LOC123670273 gene encoding uncharacterized protein LOC123670273 codes for MQQRIATAGPPANQSVEKEENLQNLSKIAYVLVLYTIQLTRGGSGTQFASHVSFNSPARSFTHGVGDPIPVLERRVYQRHQNPSLKRLRRPISQTHGGYPRQKPTIPFQAEELPQGHSVGTPYHLNDYMGVTIQVLPPSPYKVDSPDPESLWPIGLFLPPLIPLNYGTLRRSDKESLTKADDSNNEDPYLLEGSEAIAAVAKSTRHGHLYFHDIPHINSLIANQELRIKNNLKPHRIASIRKTWPYNRP; via the exons ATGCAACAGCGAATCGCAACAGCCGGTCCGCCCGCTAACCAGTCTGTGGAAAAGGAGGAG aatcTCCAAAATCTATCTAAAATTGCTTACGTGTTAGTCCTGTACACGATTCAATTAACGCGTGGTGGTTCGGGGACACAATTCGCGTCACATGTTAGCTTCAACTCGCCCGCACGCAGTTTCACTCACGGGGTCGGCGACCCGATACCAGTGTTGGAACGACGGGTCTACCAGCGTCATCAGAACCCATCATTAAAGAGATTGCGAA GACCAATATCACAAACGCATGGCGGCTACCCCCGACAGAAACCAACGATACCATTCCAGGCTGAAGAACTGCCACAAGGTCATAGTGTAGGCACTCCTTACCATCTAAACGACTATATGG GTGTTACTATACAAGTACTGCCGCCGTCACCGTATAAAGTGGATTCGCCGGATCCGGAATCTTTATGGCCAATTGGATTATTTTTACCACCTCTGATTCCTCTAAATTATGGCACTTTACGGAGATCTGATAAAGAAAGTCTGACAAAGGCTGATG ATTCGAATAATGAAGATCCATATCTCCTGGAGGGCTCTGAAGCCATCGCAGCAGTTGCGAAGTCTACGCGTCACGGCCACCTGTACTTTCACGACATTCCTCATATTAATTCACTAATCGCCAATCAAGAACTTCGAATAAAAAACAATCTGAAGCCTCACCGAATCGCAAGCATAAGAAAAACGTGGCCATATAACAGACCTtag
- the LOC123670275 gene encoding malate dehydrogenase-like, whose translation MITRKLSSVIFSKRLYYINKVQFKYIQVSVIGAANGIGRNVALLLKQNRFITKLNLYDDDDRVLGMELELRQIPGGPVISSFSGDAFLSPAIRYSHLVLMLTRMPRKLGYTREQMLATNALAVQRICRALAYENPDAFFAISSNPINSIVSFASKLLQNYNAYNKHKIFGITHIDTARTRALLGKTLNINPRHLHVPVIGGHSDETIIPLFSNLLPSHYHIKEHQAEALTRLVRKSGTEVLNLKQGSDSATLAMAWSINEFVEKISEVFYGSYVIVNSFTANPYFGTKFFSGPTKVSECGIFETCSNFVMSEYECHLLSQAVPLINRDIARGEEHVQVIEEGRNL comes from the coding sequence ATGATTACCCGTAAATTATCTAGCGTAATTTTCTCTAAGCGTCTTTACTACATCAACAAAGTAcagtttaaatatattcaagtaTCCGTGATTGGCGCTGCGAATGGTATAGGAAGAAACGTTGCActacttttaaaacaaaatcgcttTATAACAAAACTGAAtctatatgatgatgatgatagagtACTGGGTATGGAACTGGAGTTGCGACAAATACCTGGAGGACCCGTAATTAGCTCCTTTTCAGGTGATGCATTTTTATCACCTGCTATTCGATATTCTCATCTTGTTTTAATGCTTACTAGAATGCCACGGAAACTTGGATACACCCGGGAGCAAATGTTAGCAACTAACGCGTTAGCTGTTCAAAGAATTTGTAGAGCTTTGGCTTATGAAAATCCTGACGCTTTTTTTGCCATTTCATCTAATCCTATAAACTCTATTGTGTCATTTGCTAGTAAGCTTTTACAAAACTATAATGCGTATAATAAGCATAAAATATTTGGAATTACTCATATCGATACAGCCAGAACAAGAGCGTTGCTTGGTAAAACTTTGAATATCAATCCTCGACATTTACACGTTCCTGTAATTGGCGGTCACTCCGACGAAACTATCATaccattattttcaaatttattaccAAGTCACTATCACATCAAAGAACACCAAGCTGAAGCACTAACTCGTCTAGTAAGAAAGTCTGGTACCGAAGTATTAAATCTGAAACAAGGTAGCGACTCTGCTACTCTCGCTATGGCGTGGTCTATTAATGAATTTGTTGAAAAAATATCAGAAGTATTTTACGGAAGCTACGTGATAGTTAACAGTTTTACTGCAAATCCTTATTTCGGCACTAAATTTTTCTCAGGACCTACTAAAGTGAGTGAGTGTGGTATCTTTGAAACTTGTAGTAATTTTGTTATGAGTGAATATGAATGCCATCTTTTGAGTCAAGCTGTGCCTCTGATAAATCGGGATATTGCCCGAGGAGAAGAACACGTTCAAGTGATTGAAGAAGGGCGCAATCTTTAG